From a region of the Dickeya poaceiphila genome:
- a CDS encoding KTSC domain-containing protein: MQRKRVSSTELFSVGYDSENSILEIELLNGSLYQYKNVARMIYEELMESNAKARYYARYIRNSFPYDKLQ; the protein is encoded by the coding sequence TTGCAACGCAAACGTGTATCTTCCACTGAGCTGTTTTCTGTCGGTTATGATTCGGAAAACAGCATACTAGAAATAGAATTACTGAACGGCAGCCTGTATCAGTACAAAAACGTGGCGCGGATGATTTATGAAGAGCTGATGGAGTCCAACGCCAAGGCGCGTTATTACGCACGTTACATCAGGAATTCCTTTCCCTACGACAAGTTGCAGTAA
- a CDS encoding oxidoreductase, translated as MSSTDIRVQVGPANYFSFTGAIEKLSEFYPDEVLTRAFWIHGERALTAARPYLPDAFAAPTARSASFSAHCSETEIARLAAVAGDDRTVVIGVGGGAVLDTAKVVARRLGLPLVAIPTIAATCAAWTPLSVWYNDAGQALRFEIFHDANHLVLVEPRILLAAPVEYLLAGIGDTLAKWYEAMVLSPQPERLPLTVRLGLQTAQDSRDVLLRQSESALKAAHTGTLNQDFLDVVDAIIAGGGMVGGLGERYTRVAAAHAVHNGLTVLPQTAHFLHGTKVAYGILVQCALLGQTEMLSQLKAAFRVFGLPVSLAELDVNIADEAALQAVIARTLQPGESIHYLPGTLDEESLLAAFRLVELASE; from the coding sequence ATGAGTTCAACTGATATCCGGGTCCAGGTGGGACCGGCCAATTATTTTTCTTTCACCGGGGCAATTGAAAAACTGAGCGAGTTTTATCCAGACGAGGTGCTGACGCGTGCGTTCTGGATTCATGGTGAACGTGCTCTGACGGCGGCGCGCCCTTATTTGCCAGATGCCTTTGCCGCACCGACGGCCCGGTCGGCCAGCTTTTCTGCCCACTGTAGTGAAACTGAAATTGCACGACTGGCGGCAGTGGCCGGAGATGATCGTACCGTGGTGATTGGCGTGGGTGGGGGGGCGGTATTGGATACCGCGAAAGTGGTGGCACGTCGTCTTGGTCTGCCACTGGTGGCGATACCGACCATTGCTGCGACCTGTGCTGCCTGGACGCCGCTTTCTGTCTGGTACAACGATGCCGGGCAGGCGTTGCGGTTCGAGATTTTCCATGACGCGAACCATCTGGTGTTGGTGGAGCCGCGCATTCTGCTGGCTGCCCCGGTAGAGTACCTGTTGGCGGGCATTGGCGATACGCTGGCAAAATGGTACGAAGCCATGGTGTTAAGCCCGCAGCCGGAGAGATTGCCACTGACCGTGCGGCTGGGTTTGCAAACGGCGCAGGATAGTCGTGACGTGCTATTGCGTCAAAGTGAATCTGCACTGAAGGCGGCGCACACCGGCACGCTGAATCAGGATTTTCTGGATGTCGTCGACGCGATTATTGCCGGCGGCGGCATGGTGGGTGGGTTGGGCGAGCGCTATACCCGTGTTGCTGCGGCACATGCGGTACACAACGGTTTGACGGTGTTGCCACAAACAGCACATTTTCTACATGGTACCAAAGTGGCATACGGCATTCTGGTGCAATGTGCGCTGTTGGGGCAAACCGAGATGCTGAGTCAGTTGAAAGCGGCGTTTCGGGTGTTCGGGTTGCCGGTGTCGCTGGCGGAACTGGATGTGAATATTGCCGATGAAGCCGCATTGCAGGCGGTAATCGCTCGTACCTTGCAGCCGGGGGAATCTATCCATTATTTACCCGGTACATTGGACGAAGAATCGCTGCTGGCGGCGTTTCGGTTAGTAGAGTTGGCGAGCGAGTAA
- a CDS encoding sugar ABC transporter ATP-binding protein: MSINLRSRLEMRYISISFAGFPALRQVNFTLEGGSIHALTGANGAGKSTLMAILSGSYDHYSGYILLDGEKVAIHSPRDAKRHGIHLVQQEVDAALVPTLSVAENIMLDQLAESGHILNWPALYQQAQALLAQLGVSINVRQRLAQCTLAEKQQILLARALSHRCRFLILDEPTAPLDQEESARLFAVVRRLQQDGIGIVFISHRIHELKAICDTLTVLRDGQFVSSGPMQGLSGGEIVERMLGHRLDDIFPPRRPQHDDNMLLQVEGLHDDTLLHNISLRLHKGEILGIAGLAGAGKTELCKALFGATRSRVDSGRYQGRPWRPTSPADAVQQGIALVPEERRKEGIFIDESVTMNLSISDSDSFSRYGVFGHGQALAWAHSLIRRLTIRTSGPQQQLRRLSGGNQQKVAIGKWLRSDTQVLILDEPTKGVDIKARQDLFALIDSLARQGKGVIYASGEFSELVGLCDRICVLWDGRIVAELNGADADEETLLLYSTGGTPA; encoded by the coding sequence ATGTCCATAAACCTGCGTTCGCGTCTGGAAATGCGCTACATTTCCATCTCTTTTGCCGGCTTCCCGGCCCTCAGGCAGGTGAATTTCACGCTGGAAGGCGGTTCCATCCATGCATTGACCGGAGCCAACGGTGCGGGAAAATCCACACTGATGGCAATTCTTTCTGGTTCTTATGATCATTACAGTGGATATATCCTGCTCGATGGTGAAAAAGTCGCAATTCATTCGCCCCGCGATGCCAAACGCCATGGTATTCACCTGGTGCAGCAAGAAGTGGATGCTGCGCTGGTGCCTACGCTGTCGGTCGCGGAAAACATCATGCTGGATCAGTTAGCGGAAAGCGGCCATATCCTCAACTGGCCTGCGCTCTATCAACAGGCCCAGGCGCTGCTGGCACAGTTGGGCGTCAGCATCAATGTTCGCCAACGGCTGGCGCAGTGCACGCTAGCGGAAAAACAGCAAATCCTGCTGGCGCGTGCGCTTTCTCACCGCTGTCGATTCCTGATTCTTGACGAACCCACCGCCCCGCTTGACCAGGAGGAAAGTGCCCGGTTATTTGCGGTGGTTCGTCGCCTGCAACAGGACGGTATCGGCATCGTCTTCATTTCGCACCGCATCCACGAACTGAAAGCCATCTGCGATACGCTGACCGTACTGCGCGATGGCCAATTCGTCAGCAGCGGCCCCATGCAAGGACTCAGCGGCGGAGAAATTGTTGAGCGGATGCTGGGTCACCGGCTGGATGATATTTTTCCGCCGCGTCGCCCCCAACACGATGACAATATGCTGTTGCAGGTAGAAGGCCTGCACGACGATACGTTGCTGCACAATATTTCGCTGCGGCTACATAAAGGCGAAATTCTTGGCATCGCCGGTCTTGCCGGCGCGGGCAAGACCGAGCTGTGCAAAGCGCTATTTGGCGCTACCCGCAGCCGGGTTGATTCCGGGCGCTATCAGGGGCGGCCATGGCGACCGACTTCGCCAGCCGACGCGGTACAACAGGGCATCGCGCTAGTACCGGAAGAACGGCGTAAAGAAGGCATTTTTATTGACGAATCCGTCACCATGAATCTCAGCATCAGCGATAGCGACAGCTTTTCTCGTTACGGCGTTTTCGGGCATGGTCAAGCGCTGGCCTGGGCGCACTCCCTGATACGGCGCCTGACTATCCGCACGAGTGGGCCGCAGCAGCAGCTACGGCGACTGTCTGGCGGCAATCAGCAAAAAGTGGCAATCGGCAAATGGCTGCGTAGCGACACGCAAGTATTGATTTTGGATGAACCCACCAAAGGTGTGGACATTAAAGCCAGACAAGATCTATTCGCCTTGATTGATTCACTGGCGCGTCAGGGTAAAGGCGTGATTTACGCCTCCGGCGAGTTCTCCGAACTAGTGGGACTGTGCGACCGCATCTGCGTACTGTGGGACGGACGCATCGTCGCCGAGCTGAATGGTGCCGATGCCGACGAAGAGACGTTGTTACTTTATTCAACCGGAGGAACTCCCGCGTGA
- a CDS encoding ABC transporter permease — protein MSQPIASNSAPHGAIPFHHRLFDLFYKWGMLITVVALIALFGIASDNFLEPNNIINILRSIAIVTVIAIAVSISLSVGGFDLSVGSTASLANALVISLFVWHGLGTTSAIVVTLALCLLVGLFNAFLIVVLRIPDMLATLASLFVIQGVAMTYSYGGSITQNMLLPNGDIAEGVIPDVFASLGQVPVIVVIMLVVTVLVQLYMSLTKHGRRMYAIGGNQEAARLAGIRTARYRVLAYLLSALLAALGGILLASRIGSSQVNAGSGYLMDAVAAAYIGFSLAGSGKPNALGTLVGAVILGVLQNGLVMLSVPYYAMDIIKGSVLALALAMTYFQKR, from the coding sequence GTGAGTCAGCCAATTGCATCCAACAGCGCCCCCCATGGGGCGATCCCCTTTCATCATCGCCTGTTTGACCTGTTTTATAAGTGGGGAATGCTGATTACCGTCGTCGCGCTCATCGCCTTGTTCGGTATAGCGTCGGACAACTTTCTGGAACCGAACAACATCATCAACATTCTGCGTTCCATCGCCATCGTCACGGTGATCGCCATAGCGGTTTCCATCTCGCTGTCGGTAGGCGGGTTCGACCTGTCGGTAGGCTCAACCGCCTCGCTGGCTAACGCACTGGTGATTTCACTGTTCGTCTGGCACGGCCTAGGCACCACCAGCGCTATTGTTGTGACGCTGGCGCTGTGCCTGCTGGTCGGGCTATTTAACGCCTTTCTGATCGTGGTACTGCGTATTCCTGACATGCTGGCAACACTGGCCAGCCTGTTTGTGATTCAGGGCGTCGCCATGACTTACAGCTACGGCGGCTCCATCACCCAGAACATGTTGCTGCCGAACGGCGACATAGCGGAAGGCGTGATTCCCGATGTGTTCGCCTCGCTGGGACAGGTGCCGGTGATTGTGGTGATCATGCTGGTGGTCACGGTACTGGTGCAGCTTTATATGTCACTCACCAAGCACGGTCGGCGCATGTACGCGATTGGCGGCAATCAGGAAGCGGCAAGACTGGCCGGTATCCGTACCGCACGTTACCGCGTGCTGGCCTATTTGCTTTCGGCGCTGCTGGCGGCGCTGGGCGGCATCCTGCTGGCATCCCGCATCGGCTCTTCGCAGGTCAATGCCGGCAGTGGATACCTGATGGACGCGGTGGCTGCCGCCTATATTGGCTTTTCACTGGCTGGTTCAGGCAAGCCCAATGCGCTGGGAACATTGGTCGGCGCGGTCATTCTCGGCGTGCTGCAAAACGGGTTGGTGATGCTGTCCGTGCCTTACTACGCCATGGATATCATCAAAGGCTCGGTGCTGGCGCTGGCGCTGGCTATGACTTACTTCCAGAAACGCTAA
- a CDS encoding sugar transporter, which produces MKSASPSRSTAWLRVVTLAVAAFIFNTTEFIPVGLLSDIANSFAMKTEDVGLMITIYAWIVAVASLICMLLTNGIERRKLLIGLFSLFVISHILSAAAWNFTVLVISRAGVALAHSVFWSITASLAIRMAPPGKRAQALGLIATGSSLAMVLGLPLGRIIGQYLGWRVTFMTIAAGATLAMILLARLLPLLPSEHAGSLSSVPKLFRRPALVGIYLLTVVVVTAHFTAYSYIEPFIQTVARLPENFTTLILLLFGCAGIVGSMVYSRYSERFPLAFLVTAMLLLLSCLILLMPLSSYPFGLTLLCLVWGLAMMAIGLAMQAKVLSLAPDASDVAMSIFSGLFNLGIGGGALLGNQVSLHLGMDKIGYVGAPLVLAALLTMLLTIYRNVRLVHSRI; this is translated from the coding sequence ATGAAATCCGCTTCCCCCTCACGTTCCACCGCCTGGTTACGCGTAGTTACGCTGGCTGTAGCCGCGTTTATTTTCAATACCACGGAGTTTATTCCGGTAGGACTGCTGAGCGACATTGCCAACAGCTTTGCGATGAAAACCGAAGATGTTGGCCTGATGATTACGATTTATGCCTGGATAGTAGCAGTGGCTTCGCTTATCTGCATGTTGCTGACCAATGGGATTGAGCGCCGAAAGTTGCTGATTGGGTTGTTCAGCCTGTTTGTCATCAGCCATATACTCTCTGCCGCCGCCTGGAACTTTACCGTACTGGTCATTTCCCGTGCCGGAGTAGCACTGGCACACTCGGTATTCTGGTCGATTACCGCCTCGCTGGCGATTCGTATGGCACCGCCCGGCAAACGTGCGCAGGCACTGGGATTAATCGCCACCGGATCATCACTGGCGATGGTGCTGGGGTTGCCGCTGGGGCGGATCATTGGTCAGTACCTTGGCTGGCGCGTGACCTTCATGACCATCGCTGCCGGCGCCACACTGGCCATGATCCTGCTGGCGCGCCTGTTGCCCTTGTTGCCAAGCGAACACGCTGGGTCACTGTCCAGCGTGCCGAAATTGTTCCGTCGTCCGGCGTTGGTCGGCATCTACCTGCTGACCGTGGTAGTGGTGACAGCGCATTTCACCGCCTACAGCTATATTGAACCCTTTATCCAGACGGTGGCCAGACTGCCAGAAAATTTCACTACCCTGATTCTGCTGTTGTTCGGTTGTGCCGGTATTGTGGGCAGCATGGTTTACAGCCGCTACAGCGAGCGCTTCCCCCTCGCGTTTCTGGTCACCGCCATGTTGCTGTTGCTGAGCTGTCTGATACTGTTGATGCCGCTGTCCAGCTATCCGTTCGGCCTGACACTGCTGTGTCTGGTGTGGGGGCTGGCGATGATGGCGATTGGGCTGGCGATGCAGGCCAAAGTGTTGTCGCTGGCGCCCGATGCCAGCGATGTCGCGATGTCGATTTTCTCCGGATTGTTCAATCTCGGCATCGGCGGCGGCGCACTACTGGGCAATCAGGTTAGCTTGCATTTAGGGATGGATAAAATCGGTTATGTCGGCGCACCGCTGGTACTGGCAGCGCTGCTCACCATGCTGCTCACCATCTACCGCAACGTACGACTGGTGCACTCACGTATTTGA
- a CDS encoding amino acid permease — protein sequence MVQHNTDLAEQRGTTLRRELKARHLTMIAIGGSIGTGLFVASGATVSQAGPGGALLSYALIGLMVYFLMTSLGELAAFMPVSGSFSTYGARYVEEGFGFALGWNYWYNWAVTIAVDLVAAQLVMGYWFPSVPGWVWSALFLSLMFLLNYISVKGFGEAEYWFSLIKVTTVILFIAVGVLMIIGILRGGEHAGWHNWQIGDAPFAGGFSAMIGVAMIVGFSFQGTELIGVAAGESKDPQTNIPRAVRQVFWRILLFYIFAILIISLLVPYTDPNLLRNDVKDISVSPFTLVFENAGLLSAAAVMNAVILTAVLSAGNSGMYASTRMLFTLAQEGKAPACFGTLSKGGVPRNALYATTVVAGLCFLSSMFGNQTVYMWLLNTSGMTGFIAWLGIAISHYRFRRGYVIQGHDLNALPYRSGFFPLGPIFAFVLCLIITLGQNYQAFLADKIDWYAVTATYVGIPLFLAIWLGYRLVKGSRMVKYSEMTFPEHHQ from the coding sequence ATGGTTCAACACAACACTGACCTCGCCGAACAGCGGGGAACCACACTGCGCCGTGAGTTGAAAGCGCGGCATTTGACGATGATCGCCATTGGCGGTTCGATCGGCACCGGGTTGTTTGTCGCCTCTGGCGCGACGGTGTCGCAGGCAGGGCCAGGCGGCGCACTGCTGTCGTATGCGCTGATTGGCCTGATGGTCTATTTTCTGATGACCAGCCTTGGTGAGCTGGCGGCATTCATGCCGGTATCCGGCTCGTTTTCCACTTATGGTGCGCGCTATGTGGAAGAAGGGTTTGGCTTCGCGTTGGGCTGGAACTACTGGTACAACTGGGCGGTGACTATTGCGGTTGATCTGGTGGCGGCGCAACTGGTAATGGGATACTGGTTCCCATCCGTACCCGGCTGGGTATGGAGTGCGCTGTTTCTGTCGCTGATGTTTTTGCTGAACTACATTTCGGTTAAAGGGTTTGGCGAAGCGGAGTACTGGTTTTCGTTGATTAAGGTGACCACCGTAATTCTGTTTATTGCCGTTGGGGTGCTGATGATTATCGGTATTCTGCGCGGCGGCGAACATGCGGGCTGGCATAACTGGCAGATTGGCGATGCCCCGTTCGCTGGTGGTTTCTCCGCTATGATCGGTGTGGCGATGATTGTCGGCTTCTCGTTTCAGGGCACCGAACTGATTGGTGTGGCGGCAGGGGAATCAAAAGACCCGCAGACCAACATTCCACGTGCGGTGCGTCAGGTATTTTGGCGTATTTTGCTGTTTTATATCTTTGCCATTCTTATCATCAGTCTGTTAGTCCCTTATACCGACCCGAATCTGCTGCGTAATGATGTGAAAGACATCAGCGTTAGTCCGTTTACGCTGGTGTTCGAAAACGCCGGTTTGTTGTCGGCGGCAGCGGTGATGAATGCGGTCATCCTGACTGCTGTGCTGTCAGCGGGCAATTCCGGTATGTACGCGTCTACCCGTATGTTGTTTACGCTGGCGCAGGAAGGCAAGGCACCAGCCTGTTTTGGCACCTTGTCTAAAGGTGGGGTGCCGCGTAACGCGTTGTATGCCACCACGGTAGTAGCGGGTCTGTGCTTTCTGTCATCAATGTTCGGCAACCAGACGGTGTATATGTGGCTGCTGAATACTTCCGGAATGACCGGGTTTATCGCCTGGTTGGGGATCGCTATCAGCCACTACCGTTTCCGCCGTGGTTACGTCATACAGGGGCATGACCTGAACGCCTTGCCGTACCGTTCCGGTTTCTTCCCGCTGGGACCGATCTTTGCTTTTGTGCTGTGTCTGATTATTACGCTGGGTCAGAACTATCAGGCGTTTTTGGCGGATAAAATTGACTGGTATGCGGTGACGGCAACTTACGTTGGCATTCCGCTGTTTCTGGCTATCTGGCTGGGCTACCGGCTGGTGAAAGGCTCGCGCATGGTAAAATACAGCGAGATGACTTTCCCGGAACATCACCAGTAA
- the yieE gene encoding DNA-binding transcriptional regulator YeiE has translation MHITLRQLEVFTEVLKSGSTTQASVVLSLSQSAVSAALADLESQLGVQLFDRVGKRLVVNEHGRLLYPKALALLEQSVEIEQLFRRDNGALRIYASSTIGNYLMPEMIARYRQDFPSIPLELYVGNTQDVVNAVSEFRVDLGLIEGPCHHPDLITQPWREDELVVFCAPGNPLIDHDFTLPMLADAPWILREHGSGTREVLDHLLLARLPHFRLVMELGNSEAIKHAVRHGIGISCLSRHVIAEQLATGVLVELPVPLPQLSRTLYLVHHRQKHLSGVLQCFLGYCQSDGLI, from the coding sequence ATGCATATTACGTTACGTCAACTGGAAGTGTTTACCGAAGTGCTGAAAAGCGGTTCAACGACTCAGGCATCGGTGGTGCTGTCGTTGTCACAATCGGCCGTCAGCGCCGCATTGGCCGATCTTGAAAGCCAATTAGGGGTACAGCTGTTTGACCGCGTCGGTAAACGACTGGTGGTCAATGAACATGGACGTCTGTTGTATCCCAAGGCGCTGGCCTTGCTGGAGCAATCGGTAGAAATCGAGCAGTTATTCCGGCGTGATAACGGTGCGCTGCGTATTTATGCCAGCAGCACTATTGGTAATTACCTGATGCCAGAGATGATTGCCCGCTACCGTCAGGATTTCCCGTCTATTCCACTGGAACTGTATGTGGGCAATACGCAGGATGTGGTGAATGCCGTTTCCGAATTTCGGGTTGATTTGGGGCTGATTGAAGGCCCGTGCCACCATCCCGATCTGATTACTCAGCCGTGGCGGGAAGATGAACTGGTGGTGTTTTGCGCGCCGGGTAATCCGCTGATTGACCATGATTTTACGTTGCCAATGCTGGCGGATGCGCCCTGGATTTTGCGTGAACATGGCTCCGGTACGCGTGAAGTATTGGATCATCTGTTGCTGGCTCGTTTACCGCATTTCCGGCTGGTGATGGAACTGGGCAACTCGGAGGCGATTAAGCACGCGGTGCGGCATGGCATCGGTATCAGTTGTCTGTCACGGCACGTCATTGCCGAACAGCTCGCCACCGGCGTATTGGTGGAGTTGCCGGTTCCTTTGCCGCAACTGAGCCGTACGCTGTATCTGGTACATCATCGTCAGAAACATTTATCCGGCGTACTGCAATGTTTTCTGGGGTATTGCCAGAGTGATGGACTCATCTAA
- a CDS encoding YeiH family protein yields the protein MAMFLFFPRVQRLFSLSGLFNAGYLLTGIILTGLLTQGALRLSAMPMIAGLGLGSLTLAILVGMVLGNTVYSHLQPWCDAGVQWSRHYLLRGGIILYGFKLSFQQLTAVGAAGLVIDLLTLTSTLLLAYWLGRRWFQLDGHTALLIGAGSSICGAAAVLATAPVLKSTADNVAVAVSTVVLFGTTAMFLYPWMYQHFIQYSGWLFTPQTFGVYLGSTVHEVAQVVAAGHAISPVAENTAVIGKMLRVMMLAPFLFLLGLWLKQRQPAHQSVTSASAGYPWFALGFVMVCGINSLDWLPAGWGAMLTQLDNVLLTMAMVALGLATRLNTLRQAGIKPLLLAAMLFIWLVAGGAAINLGVQHLFA from the coding sequence CTGGCTATGTTTTTATTTTTTCCCAGGGTGCAACGGCTTTTCTCTTTATCCGGCTTATTCAACGCAGGCTACCTGCTGACCGGCATTATCCTGACCGGCCTGCTGACTCAGGGCGCGTTACGGCTATCCGCTATGCCAATGATCGCAGGATTGGGGCTAGGCTCCCTGACGCTGGCGATACTGGTGGGCATGGTGCTGGGTAATACCGTTTATTCACACCTGCAACCCTGGTGTGATGCCGGTGTTCAATGGTCCCGGCATTACCTGCTGCGCGGGGGCATTATCCTGTACGGCTTCAAACTTAGCTTTCAGCAACTCACCGCCGTCGGGGCTGCCGGTCTGGTGATAGACCTGCTGACACTCACCTCCACCCTGCTGCTCGCCTATTGGCTGGGACGGCGCTGGTTCCAACTGGACGGACATACCGCTTTGCTGATTGGCGCAGGCAGCAGTATTTGCGGCGCGGCAGCAGTACTGGCCACCGCCCCGGTACTGAAAAGTACCGCCGATAACGTCGCGGTCGCGGTATCCACCGTCGTCCTGTTTGGTACCACCGCCATGTTTCTTTACCCATGGATGTACCAACATTTTATCCAGTATAGCGGCTGGTTATTTACCCCGCAGACTTTCGGCGTCTATCTTGGATCAACCGTGCATGAAGTAGCGCAGGTAGTCGCCGCTGGTCATGCCATCAGCCCGGTCGCCGAAAATACTGCGGTCATCGGTAAGATGCTGCGAGTCATGATGCTGGCACCGTTCTTATTCCTGCTCGGCCTGTGGCTGAAGCAGCGTCAGCCGGCGCATCAGTCCGTCACTTCTGCCAGCGCGGGTTACCCGTGGTTTGCGCTGGGCTTTGTCATGGTGTGTGGGATCAACTCGCTGGACTGGTTACCGGCAGGTTGGGGCGCCATGCTGACACAACTCGACAACGTGCTGTTGACCATGGCGATGGTAGCACTGGGGCTGGCGACACGGCTGAACACGCTACGACAGGCAGGAATCAAGCCATTGCTGCTGGCGGCGATGCTGTTTATCTGGCTGGTAGCAGGCGGCGCGGCGATTAATCTGGGAGTACAGCATCTTTTCGCCTGA
- the nfo gene encoding deoxyribonuclease IV, whose product MKYVGAHVSASGGVDQAAARAHDIGATAFALFTKNQRQWQAPPLAADIIDRFQAACAQYQFTPAQILPHDSYLINLGHPDDDALQKSQTAFIDEMSRCQQLGLTLLNFHPGSHLRQIDESTCLSRIAQSINLALDATSGVTAVIENTAGQGSNLGFRFEHLAEIISQVEDKSRVGVCIDTCHAFAGGYDLRTDADCEHTFAELERIVGFRYLRGMHLNDAKSEFNSRVDRHHSLGEGNIGKTVFSYIMRDPRFDGIPLILETINPDIWAQEIAWLKSQQPLPASGA is encoded by the coding sequence ATGAAGTATGTCGGAGCCCACGTCAGTGCCTCAGGCGGCGTGGATCAGGCGGCAGCCCGCGCCCATGATATTGGCGCCACGGCATTTGCGTTGTTTACCAAAAATCAGCGTCAGTGGCAGGCCCCGCCGTTAGCGGCGGATATCATTGATCGTTTTCAGGCCGCCTGTGCGCAATATCAATTCACACCGGCGCAGATACTGCCGCACGATAGTTACCTGATCAATCTGGGGCATCCGGACGATGATGCCTTACAAAAATCCCAGACGGCATTTATCGATGAGATGTCGCGTTGCCAGCAACTGGGGCTGACGTTGCTGAATTTCCACCCCGGCAGTCATTTGCGCCAGATAGACGAAAGCACCTGCCTGAGCCGCATCGCCCAGTCTATCAATCTGGCGCTGGATGCAACCAGCGGCGTGACCGCGGTGATCGAAAATACAGCTGGTCAGGGCAGCAATCTGGGGTTTCGCTTTGAACATCTGGCGGAAATCATCAGTCAGGTAGAAGACAAAAGCCGGGTCGGCGTCTGCATCGATACCTGCCATGCATTCGCCGGCGGCTATGATCTACGCACTGACGCCGACTGCGAACACACCTTTGCTGAACTGGAACGCATCGTCGGTTTTCGCTATTTGCGCGGTATGCACCTGAATGACGCTAAAAGCGAGTTCAACAGTCGGGTAGACCGTCATCACAGTTTGGGCGAGGGTAACATCGGCAAAACCGTGTTCAGCTATATCATGCGCGACCCACGCTTTGACGGCATTCCGCTGATTCTGGAAACCATCAACCCGGATATCTGGGCGCAGGAAATCGCCTGGCTGAAGTCACAGCAGCCGTTGCCTGCCAGCGGTGCCTGA